The nucleotide window GGGTTGCATGGAGCTGAGTGGGGCCAATACCTGAGCTTAACAGGTCAAGGGATGCTGGACACACAGGCCTGTGCCTTCCCTGTAGACCATGGGCTGGCACTGCAGGGACTTTAGGGGAACTTCATGGGAGGACCTCCTGTGGGGCGTGTGAGAGAGAGCAGAGCCCCACTCCAGTGCTGGTTCATGGTCATGGCCCCAGGTGGACACGCATCCCCACTGAGCACCTGCTCCGGggctccccacccccgccacagCGGCGCTATGGACACACCATGGTGGCCTTTGACCGTCATCTCTATGTGTTTGGGGGTGCGGCGGACAATACACTGCCCAATGAGCTGCACTGCTATGATGTGGACTTCCAGACTTGGGAGGTTGTCCAGCCCAGCTCTGACAGTGAGGTGAGTCCTGACCTGGGTTCCCTTGATTCCATGTAACCAAGAAGAGCAGCCTGAGAACCCTCAAGGCCCTTAGTGCTACATCCTTCAGGTTTTCATGCCTGCATTCCATCAGTTGCCCTGTGCTGCTATCCTGCAGACCGCTGGGAGGCACCCTGACCACCCTCACAGCCTTACTCAGTGTCTTGTCCCTCCTCTGGAGCCCATAGCAAGCCTGGAAGGGATGCTGGGTTGTTACCTTCTTACATATGTTTTCCTCAAGGTTGGTGGGGCTGAGGTGCCTGAGCGAGCTTCCTCTTCTGAGGAGGCATCAATCCTAACCTCAGAGGAGCGGAGCAGCTTTAAGAAGTCCAGAGATGTGTTTGGCTTAGACTTTGGCACCACCTCAGCCAAGCAGCCTGTCCACCTGGCATCAGAGGTGAGTGTCAAGGACGCTTATTACAATTCCATTACCCTCTGCAGCAGGGCCTCTGATAGACGGGTAGAGCAGGActcctgcaagagcagtgcgTGGCTCTGGGGTTCCCAGGCGTTACCCCGTAGTCAGCGTGACATGCTGGCCCAAACACACTGCTAACCTGGGGTTCTGCACAAcctgccctgccctctgccccaccccagggAACCTCTGTCCAGGGGACTGGGATCTTTGGCCTCCTCTTTCGTGGCCACATGGATCCGTGACACTAGCTTGGCCAAGCCAGACCCACTGTTGGAGTCTGCCCCATCCCATCCTTCCATCCGCTTGTCCTCCTCAGCTGCCCAGTGGGAGGCTCTTCCATGCAGCTGCTGTCATCTCTGACGCCATGTACATCTTTGGGGGCACTGTGGACAACAACATTCGCAGCGGGGAGATGTACAGGTTCCAGGTGTGTAGCCAGTGGTTCTGTGAGGCCTGCTGGGGTAGGTGGGCCAGTGGGTGGGGTCAGGGCTGTGTAAGGTGCCTACTGAGAGCTAAGTAGTCTGGTGCCGAGGGTTGGGGTGCTGTAGCTCCGGGTGGGCAGAGGTGACACCAGGAGGGAGGGAGCCTTAGTGCAGAGCGAGGCCAGCAGAGCCTCTGCTTCAGAGAAGAGTGTCAGGAGAGCACACAGGACCCGCAAAGGGGAGGCAAGCTGGCCTCTGTGCTGGGGCCTCCAAGAAAATCGGCCTGGAGAAGGCTGGCGGGAGCTTGTCTTGGAGGCCCTGGGAGCCTTAGTCAGAGAAATCACAGTGGACGTGGAGGCCTTCTTCGTCGTGGCGCAGGCACGCCAGTCCGCAGCCAGGCTCAGCCGACCCTGCGGGTCTCGGGGCCTCTGCCGCTCCTCACTGCCGCTCCTCCGCAGTTCTCTTGCTACCCCAAGTGCACACTGCATGAAGACTACGGGCGCCTGTGGGAGGGCCGCCAGTTCTGCGATGTGGAGTTCGTGCTGGGCGAGGTAGGCAACTCCGCAGCCTCCCACTGTGTCTGCCGAGTGCGGGGAGCTTCGCCCTGGCCTGCTGGCTTCTGTCCCCTGGCCGGGGCCCTGTGCTCCCACCCACAAACCACTCGCCCTCCACGCAGAAGGAAGAGTGTGTACAAGGCCACGTTGCCATCGTCACCGCACGGAGCCGCTGGCTGCGCAGGAAGATCTTGCAGGCTCGAGAGTGGCTGGCCCAGGTAAGGTCTCCTTTGGCCCTCGTGACCGGGAAGCTTTGCCCGCTGTCTACTAGGGTGCCCTGAGCTCCCGTTTCCCCCACAGAAGCTGGAGGAGGATGGGGCCCTCGCACCCAGGGAGGTCCCTGGTGCAGCTGTGGGCAGGGCGCGGCCACCCCTGTTACGTGTGGCCATTCGTGAGGCCGAGGCCCGGCCATTCGAGGTGCTCATGCAGTTTCTCTACACAGACAAGATCAAGTACCCACGGAAAGGTCTGCCTCGGGTATGGGTGGTGTGGACCAGGGTGGGGATGGGCAGCGGAGGCAGGGGGTGCTGCGAGGTCTGTTAGAGGTGTGCCCGAGGCACAAGCCGGAGTCAGCTGGCATGCAGTCCAGCTGCCATCTTACAGCCCCGACCCTCGTGTTCCTGGAGGGAGCCCTCCTTTCCCGGGGCCCAGGCTCAGGGGCGTTCTGGTGCAGGCCATGTCGAGGACGTGCTGCTCATCATGGATGTGTACAAGTTGGCGCTGAGCTTCCAGCTGTGCCGTCTTGAACAGCTGTGTCGGCAGTACATCGAAGCCTCCGTGGATCTCCAGAATGTGCTGGTTGTGTGTGAGAGTGCCGCCAGGCTACAGCTGGGCCAGCTTAAGGTGCAGCGGGGTCAGCCCGGCAGCTGGGGAGGCCTGCCAGCCCAGGCCTTCTGTGGTGGGATGGGTGTATTCCGTTGTTCCTCACTGCAAGCTCTGGTGcccagcctgggcctgggcctgacTCCAGCTGCCTCCTGTGCCCGTCTGTCCCAGGAGCACTGCCTGAACTTCATAGTGAGGGAGTCCCACTTCAACCAGGTGATCATGATGAAGGAGTTCGAGCGCCTCTCATCCCCACTGATCGTAGAGATCGTGCGGAGGAAGCAGCAGCCGCCCCCTCGAGCACCCTCGGATCAACCCGTGGACATTGGTAGGGAAGTAGTGATGAGAGACTTAGTAGCTACCTACCTGCCAGGCCCTTGGGGTAAGGGTGGCTCTGTGACCCATCGGGTGTTGCAGGCACAAAGGCtgggagggacagaggcaggcacgTCTCAAAGAATCCATGGGGGCTTCCAACAGCAAGAGCCTGGAGACCCCGAAACCCACTCCTCGGGGTGACGTGTGCCTTCTCTggttggctggtcaaatctgatgtcaAGTGAGCCAGGCAGCTGCAGCTACATCTTGTCAGTGTGCCAGCCTACCCGATGGAGAAGATTGGTAGCACCTCCCCAACTCTCCTTGGGGGTTACACTAGTCCCTGCCACTGGCATGAGAGTTCAAAAGATGAGCCTGGAGGGGAGTCCAGCATGAGACTGGGAGCTGGGCATGTAGGGCAGGCACATCGTGGAAGGTCAGTGATTGGTGCAGCATCCCTGAGGGCCAGTTTCCAGGTGACctgagggctgaggagaggaCAAACTGGTACTTCTGACTCGGGGAAACTGCACAGAGCAGCAACATGGTCACTGGGGAGAGGCAGTGCCTACTGGGCCAGAAAACAAAGGTAGAAAACAATTCAGGGTAGAGGTGGGAGTCTTTTCAAGGTCCTTCTACACCCCCAGGCACATCTTTGATCCAGGACATGAAGGCGTACCTGGAGGGGGCAGGCTCGGAGTTCTGTGACATCACACTACTGCTGGACGGCCACCCACGCCCGGCCCACAAAGCCATCCTCGCTGCCCGTTCTAGGTGTGCTAAgggtgggtgaggggtggggcagggcCTTGATGCTTTcttctcctgagagctggggtctACCTCCTTGTTTGCAGCTACTTTGAGGCCATGTTCCGTTCATTCATGCCGGAGGATGGGCAGGTGAACATCTCCATCGGGGAGATGGTGCCCAGCAGACAGGCCTTTGAGTCCATGCTACGTTACATCTACTATGGAGAGGTCAACATGCCCCCTGAGGACTCCCTGCATCCTTTACCTGCTTGTGCTCCTGGGTCACCACTGAGAAGTCTTAGCACCTCTCAGACATGTTTGGTTCCCGTTCTGTTGGCTGGGCGATCTTGGCTCGGTACCTAATTCTAGAGTGTCCGGTGCTGGTGCTGGGCCTCCTGGACAGAGTGATTCCTCATGCTTTATGTCAGTAGTGTTTGAACTTGAGGTGCAAGGACACCGGTGGGCCCCAGAAGACTTGGAAAAGTTCTGTGAATGTGCACATGGGAATGAGAGGATTCGGGTTTTCTTTGGATCTTGAATGGGCCTCTGAGCCTAAAATGGTTCAGAACCAGTTTAGAGAGTAAGCCAGCTGGGGCCCAAACTGGAACTCTGGCTTCTGAGGTTTGTGTAGTTCTGTCAGTACCCTCCCTTGGAGGACAAGGGATGTGGCAGGATGGGTGGCTGCACGTGAATATGTCCTTTGACTTGGCAGCTCCTTAACTTGTGCCCAGTTACCTATTTGCGGCCCCCTACTACTATGGCTTCTACAACAACAGACTGCAGGCATACTGCAAGCAGAACCTGGAGATGAACGTGACCGTGCAGAACGTGCTACAGGTAGAGCCTTGGTACCCTTCAGGCAACACCTTCATCTGTGGGTGAGCCGGGGCAGCGCCTCATGGTTCCTGCCATTGCAGATTCTGGAGGCGGCTGACAAGACGCAGGCACTGGACATGAAGCGGCACTGCTTGCACATCATTGTGCACCAATTCACCAAGGTCAGGCTCTGGCCCCAGTGCTCTAGGTCCCAGCCCTCCCCAGCAGGCTGCCCCCCCTGGTCCTCGTGGGGTCTGGCTTCTTCATCTAGTTCTGGTCGTCTGTGCAGGTCTCTAAGCTGCCCACACTGCGGCTGCTGAGTCAGCAGCTGCTTCTGGACATCATAGACTCCCTGGCCTCCCACATCTCTGACAAGCAGTGTGCAGAGCTGGGTGCCGACATCTGAGGATCGTGGAAGACTGGAGAGTGATGACACTCGACCGATTGGCCACATCTCCACCTACAGTGACCATACCTgtggttcccagcgcccacaggGCACTGAGGTGACAGGAACTCATTGAGGACGCAGGCCCCACAGGGATGGCAAGTGACGCAGACTCCCTCCCCAGctggcccctcccccaaggaGACCAAGGCTCAGGGACGCCACTCAGCGGTAGAAAGATGATGTGTGCTGTGGATCCAGGCATAGAATCCTACTGCTAGGGGACGAGGGCTTGGCAAGCTACTCTTAACTAACAGTAGGGTGCATTCCACTCCTTACCCAGAACCTAATGGGGACCAGTGACAGTGATCTGATCCTAGACATGAACTTTAGAAGGTTTTGCTCCCAGCCCACAGGGCAGCAAGTGTAGCTAAGCCTCCCAGAGAGGCTGCGTTTCTGGCCCACCCAGTGTGCGTATCTGGGCCAGAGAGAAGTCAGCAGAAACACTCCTGTGTGTGTTCTGCCACTGACATGCCTCCTATAAAGCTGTGGCAATGCTATGACACACCTGGCTGGCATGGCAGCCACCTTTGGTCTGCCCTCCTGAAGCCCATGGCAGTTCTATGGCTTAGGAGATTCCCCAGATGTGGGGGTAGCACATCTCCCCGTTCTGCCCATGTCAACACATGGTGTCAGTCACAAGGGAGAGAAAACTGAGTACCCGAGATATCTCCCCAGAGACCAGGACTGTCCGGGGCATCCATCCTTGTTACCTGACATCCCAATACAGCATAGtggacccttttttttttttttttttttttttttttaacgtacAGGAACCTGTTCTGTGCTAGGAAGGCAGAACTCATTTTGGAGAAATGCTTGACTTTTCCTTGGACTTAAAAACATTTCCCTCCTGTGCTCCATCACCCCATGCTGTGGGGCTCCAGGTAGACAGGTGCCCTGGGTGGCAGTCCCATACGGACATCCAGGAAGTGGTCTGGTTAGGAGATGAGGTACTAGGCACAAGCTGATGGCAGTTGAGCTGAGTGGAGGGTCCCGCCTATGGTGGGCGGCCAGGCAGGCTGGGTGAGTCAGCTGTGCTGTCAGCCCTTCCCCCAAGGTTGTGACCTCATCCAAGCCTCTTTTCGGGGGAACACCTGAAAACTTCGGTCGGCAAATCTTGCTGACCCCTGTAACTGGACATTCATATCCTCTACACAGGATACAAATAAACATTCACCTAGGGCTCCAAAAAGAAAACTTTGAGAACCTTGTGTACAAACTCAGACAGAAACTCAACTGTGCTTGAGCTATGTGGCCAAGGAGCAGCAGGGAGAGGCCATGTGCTTTGTGTTTACCATGGATACAGCTACAGTAAGAAGCCTAAGTTCCCAAGATAAATACAGTACCAAGGCTAGGGCCTGAATGCTGCATCTAGGTATGGCCCTGCAGCCTGACAAGTGTAGCACCCTATGTTGGTTTTGAGCTCCCTAAGTTCGGCCAGAGTGGGCAGTGCACGGGACTGGCCAGAGAGATGAGACCTGTGGGCAGAGGCTTGCTGTGCCTCTCCATAAGTATCGAGTCAGACACTGGGCATGACGGCACATGCCTACCACTCTACTCAGAAGGTAcaagaggattaggagttcaaggtcttctCTGGCTTCAatgacaccagcctgggctacaggaaaccctgactggaaaaaggaggggaggggcggAGCTGAACTCAGGCGCTGGCCTTCTTACTTGAAAGAGTAAATAAGCAGGGGGACTGTAGAGTCCCCATGGCCAAGAGGTTGCATGCCAGGCCTGAGCCCTCCGGGACTTTGGCCACTGTCTGGGGAGAAGCCTGGCACCCCCAGCAGAGCCAGACAGCAGGGTCTCTTTCTAGCATCCACTTTATTGTGACGTCTGGCCGGCCTGGCGGATGCAGTCCCCATCAAGTGCCTGAGGAAGCACGGCCAGAGCCTTGGTGTCCTAGGCCATGCTGTTGCTCAGCTGCATGGCGAAGTCCTGAACATGGTCCTTGAGGGTCTGGCGGGCATCTGCCTGTGCTCGCTTCTCTCGCGCCCGCTCCTGCTGCAGCTTGGTCAGCCGAAGCCGAAGCCGCTGCTCCCGCCGTCTGCAGGCCTGCAGCTGGCGCTGGGCCTTGTCCAGAGCATCAAGAGCCGCTTCAGCTCTCCTCTTCCAGAGCAAGGCACTCCCCACTTGGTAGCTGTGCTCATTCTGGATGTAGGCCCCGGCGGGCGGAGGCAGCCGTAACATGTACGCGGACGGGGAGATAGGCCGAGGTTCAAGAGGAGAGGCGTGCCGCTCTGGCGAAGGCTGGGCACTGCAGCCTGCTTCGTCTGCTTGGGCACCTAGAGGGCCCAGGAGGTCTGAGAAGGGGCTGTTAAGGCCAGGTTCCAGCCTCACAGCTGGGGACACAGGCAGAGTGGCAGGTGCTGAGGCTTCTTCCACGGGGAAGCAGATGATATCAGTAGGAGGTGGAGAAAATGGAGCTGTGGGTCCTTGACCTTCAGAGCAGCTGGAGGGGAGACACAAAGAAACTGACTAGCCAACTCGGGGCATGCCGGGCCCCTCATACACCCACTCAGACTTCCTAACACTGAGCCCCTTCACTGGGTCTAGGCAGCAAGAACCCTGTTCAGTGAAGACGCTGGCATTCACCCTACAGTCCAGTCCCTCAGccctggggggagggtggggcacCCCCCTCCTGCAGCACCTACCGCTTCCTGCATCGCCGGAGCTGGCTGACATCAGGTGGATAACCATGCCCCTTGGTCCTGGTTGTTCGACGTAACTTGGAGAAAGACTCAAATATGGTGGGGACTGCCCCTTCCTTCAGCCTGTGATACCCACTGTGGGGAAAAGCAGCCCAGATGAGCTGGAGAAAAAGTGCTGCCACTTCCCCTGGGATCCCACTGAGGTCCCTCAGCACCAGGGCTGAGAGGCTCCAAGGCACACTGCCAATAATGATCCAAAGAATGCCACCGAGGTAAAATCAAACTAGTCTTCCCTGCAAATGAGCTTCCAGAGTTGAGTGGAAAACCTCCCAGCAGGGCTAGGTGGGCCAGTCAAAAGAATTCTCTCATCGGGGGCCTGCTCAAAGAACTAGGTGCTGAGTACCCCAGGGGAAAGcggtttttcttttgtgtggagaccagaggctttCCTCAAtgatccctggaactagagtcttCTGacttgtgagccactatgtggatgaTGGCGAAGGAACCCGGGTTCTagaagccagtgctctctctctctctttttgtttttctgagacaaggtttctctgtgtagctttggagcctgttctggaactcactctagaccaggctggcctcgaactcagagatctgcctgcctctatctcctggagtgctgggattaaaggcgtgcgccaccgccaccgcctggcttgaagccagtgctcttatcctgaGTCACCTAGGCCAGCTCTATTTATTTCAGGAGTATGAATGTCTgctgtgtgcgtgtatgtgtaccAGCTATGTGCCAGTGCCTTCAGAGGTAGGAAGACGGCAAGGGATGcctagtgctgggaactgaaccctggtcctctgcaagagtaacaagtgctttaTCTGTTTCCATCTCTCTCCAGTGCACCCACCTTCTTtacttgtttttaagacagggctccTTGAACACAGGGCTCCACAACTCAACTAGACTAGCTAGCTGTCAGTGAGCCCAGCAtatccttttgttttgtcttctccaGGCCTGGGATTAAAAGAACAGGCACCCCATGTGGCTTTTTATTTGGGTCTTTGAATTTGAATTCAAGTGCTCGCGCTTGCATACCAAGTCGGCCAACTGGTACGCTGTTTTCTCTGCCGCCACTGGACCGGTGATCCTGGGGCCACGCTTCACCGTACAGAACCGGGAAGCCGCCGCAGCCCCCGACAACAGGTCTGCAGTCTGTGGGCATGCCGGCAGCTCATCACTTCCCCGGGGCACAGGGCGGCCCCCCGACCCAATGCTCGGGTGCCTCACTCCCTGTGCGCGGTGCTGGCTGGCAGAAAGACCCACCTGATGCCCACCAGCTCAAAGCAGTTTTCCTCGAAGTGTTTGGAGCAGAAGTAGATGTACTCCGAGGCCGGGTCCCACAGGCCCTGGCCGCTGGGGTCCAGCCGCTGACAGTTGGCCAGCCACAGGCCGCGCCGGGGGTTGTCCTTCTTGGGAAGTCTGCAGAGCCACAAAACCGCGAGCGTCAGAGCGCTGCGGCCTGCGCGCGGGACGCCCACGCTCCCAGGCGAGACCGGCACGCCGCCCCACGACCCCCCGATTACCGCCCGCGACGGGGAAACTGAGGACGAGCGAGGGCGCGGGGCCCGCTCGGCGTCACCGGGCAGGAACGGGTCCGAGCTCCAGGTCCGCGGCAAGCGAGCATCCGGCCCTTTGCGGTTGCACTCGCGACTCCTCGACCGCCCCCCGCACCCTCCCGCCCACAAGTCCAAGCCTCACTTCGACCTCGGGAAGGCGCCGTCTCCCGCGCGGCCTAAAGCGCGGCCCCACCGGCGCCTGCGCGTGGGAGCCCTCGCGCGCCACCACGCACGCGCGCTGACCTGTGGAAGGAGATGCCGCGGTTGCGGGTCTCACGCGTGTCCCGTGTGCAGCAGCCGGCGGCGGAGCAGTGTCGCGGCATCTGGGGACGGGGCGGGAACTGGCTGGCGGCCGGGCGGGAGGACTGCCTTCACGCCCCAGCCGCCGCTCCCGCCAGAGGGCCCGAGCCCGTGGCCCCCCGCGGCCGAGCCGGGCCCGGCCCGTCCTCACTCGTCCTACAGCCTCCCGTCAGCGGTACTCACGGTCTGGCCATTGCTGCGCCGCCAAAGTCTCGCGATGGGTGGGCCAATGCGGAAGTTGGTAGCGTAGGGACTCCGTCGCCGGGGGCGACCGCCCTCAAGGGGCGGGACCGGAAGAGACCCTGGCGGGAGGGCCACCGGATGTTGGGAGTGCGGGGAGGAGCTGGAGACTCCCGGGTCGGCCGTGCGGTCGCTCGCCGGCCTTGTTTGCGTATCCAAGGCAACTGCTGAGCGCTCGCGGTTTGCGCGCAGCAGCCTGGGTGCGGTCTGCAGCGCTCCGCGAACCTCGTGAGCGGACCCTCTGGCTGAAAAAGATCCACCACCAAGAAAAACCTGGCTCCAGCCTGAAGGAACCCCGCCAAGGGCCGCGGGTGTCTCGGCACTTGACGCCAaccttgaggatctgagtttgattccccggacccacatggtagaaggagagaatcaacgcCCAGTAATTGCCCTCTGGCCCCACGTattgcacatgtgcatgcatgcacaaagtaaaatgtaaagacaaaaaagagTTCTTAGAGTAACGAAATGAGCTGCGTAAGCGGAGGGACTGCAAACACGCCGAGAGGTCGGTTGCCAGCGTCTGAGCCCACTGGGACTGTGGCACTATCTCCAGGGAAACCTGGCACTCCCAGCTGGGCCAGACTACAGGATCTCTTTCTAGCATCTACTTTATTGTGACATCTGGCAGTCCTGGGGGTCCATTTTAGATCAAATTCTTTAAATAAAGACCAGTGCTTCTTCCATACCAGGAAGGAGGTAGAGAGGTGACCCGAGTACCATCTGGGGACATGCAGTGAGTAGGATGCTTCCATTCGCCGTTCAGTGGAGGAAAGCCAATGAAGAAATGGCGTGTCAGAAACCAGGTTTCTACAGTGGAATGCCAGCCGCACTCTCACAAGACGGGATGAAAAGCCACTCCATGCTGTTCACGTTTTCCCTTATCTAgttagaagcttttttttttttttttaatgtatttattatgtatacagtgttctgtctgcatatacaccttcaggtcagaagagggcatcagatctcattacagatggttgtgagccaccatgtggttgctgggaattgaactcatgacctctggaagaacagccagtgctcttaacctctgagccatctctccagcccatagttAGAAGCTTTTAACTGAGCATACAGACGTACTTATTAATGTCTTAGGGAAAACAAATGGATTTGCCCCAGAGGAGTTCACTAGTTGGCTAACTGGCCCTTCTAAGAAAGGCTGGTATCTAGACAGGGACCTTTGCTTTTCAAAAAAGTACTGTACACAATAAAAGTCATGTTAACATTGGGGAGGAATAAAGATatggctgccagccacagagCTGCGCTCAGTGTTCTTCAGCCTCTGACTCTGCAAAATCCACAGCCATCTTTACATACCCTTCTCCAGTTCTGCCAGTTCTGCCAGGTCCTGTGGGCCTCAGAACACCTCTCCACACATTCTCTCACATGCACATGCGTAAAGGCCTCCTTGGCATACCTGAGGTTGAACTTGTGATCATTTGagcccaggcctcttcagtgGCAGTGGTATTGCTCATCATGCGTATGACCTGCTGTGCCTGGGCCAGGTCTCACCCAGGGACCACAGAGGGGACTGGTGGTTAATGCCCACCTACcggaaaaaggaaaacacagtgaAGTTTATATTGATTGGCCTTATAAATGACAGTTAAAAGAACTGTAGACCCACTTTGAGCTGTAAAAAGTAGTATTATACTTTTAGAAATTACTAACATTTAACATTCTTTGACcctttaaaatttcatgtttcaGTTCACCCACACGAACATAAAAACCATTAATATTATATGTGCTTGAGTCactaatatcaaaatggaaatagGACCAGTGAAAGTATTACACAACCATACAGTACAACACATGAAAAGAACAAGAACTCTACGTGGTGAtactttgtgctctaacaaataaagcttgcctggagatcagagtgcggagctagccactagttaaccatagaggccaggtagtggtggcacacacctttaatcccagcactagggaggaggaaacaggaagtgatatggctgagcagagagaaaagaatataaggtGGGCGGAGGCAGGAGTTGGGGcccttcaggctgaggagttggcgaggtaagaggtggctgtggcttgctcctttgtctctctgatctttcacatTTACGCTGATATCTGAGATTTtgttattaagaccaattaggatttgcgATACAACTTTATCCTGGTATATAGATAaggtatattgtatatataaagaaaatggagtaGAAATGCACTGATGTGTGGGAAACAACTATTGTAATAGTAAACTCAGACAAAGACTATATTGGAATCAAAAGAGGACCAACACTTGGGAATGTGCCCAGGTAGAGACCTTTCCCTCCTGAGCAGACCGCAGTTAACAAGAGCTGGGAAGACAGCCAGGCTGGCACTCACAGGAGCAGGGAGAGGGTACCAGGATCCCTGCCCTGATCCAGAAATGTTCTCCGCAAGCAGTGCTGCCAGCTTTCTGGGTCCATAGTCCTTGGATACATGGATGCCTACGGTCCCTGTGGCCTTTCGCTAGCCTCCCATAAgaccaagtggatctctgagttcgaagccagcctggtctacagatcaagttccagaacatccagtgctacacagagaaaccctgtccccaaaaaacaaaaaagaaaaagaaaaaggaaaaaatgataaaTCTCTCTGGTGAACAACAGAGTAATGGGGAAATGAAACCATAGCTGAACTCAGACCATCCATGGACTCTTTCCCCATCACTCACTTCTGTGTGCCTGGGACTGTCTCcaactgatggtctaatgaagaaccGGTCAATAGCGacgcaggagaaaggataggcggggctggcgggcagaaaGGATatagagagggagaaatctgggaggaagatcTAGGAAtgagagagcaggaggaggactccaggagccagcactcagccacacagccacacagccacacagccacagccacacagccacacagccacccacagagtaagagtaagatttacagaaataagaaaacgggaaaagtccagaggcaaaagatagttggaataagttaagaaaagctggctaggcctggtggtggtggtggcggcggcagcagtggcggcacacgcctttaatcccaacacttgggaagcagaggcaggtgaatctctgagtccaaggccagcctggtctacagaatgagttccaggacaggctccaaaagctacataaagaaatcctgtcttgaaaaaacaacaaacaaaacaaaaaaaagttgtctagaaactaagcca belongs to Peromyscus maniculatus bairdii isolate BWxNUB_F1_BW_parent chromosome 12, HU_Pman_BW_mat_3.1, whole genome shotgun sequence and includes:
- the Lztr1 gene encoding leucine-zipper-like transcriptional regulator 1 isoform X2, whose amino-acid sequence is MFVFSGQSGAKITNNLFQFEFKDKTWTRIPTEHLLRGSPPPPQRRYGHTMVAFDRHLYVFGGAADNTLPNELHCYDVDFQTWEVVQPSSDSEVGGAEVPERASSSEEASILTSEERSSFKKSRDVFGLDFGTTSAKQPVHLASELPSGRLFHAAAVISDAMYIFGGTVDNNIRSGEMYRFQFSCYPKCTLHEDYGRLWEGRQFCDVEFVLGEKEECVQGHVAIVTARSRWLRRKILQAREWLAQKLEEDGALAPREVPGAAVGRARPPLLRVAIREAEARPFEVLMQFLYTDKIKYPRKGHVEDVLLIMDVYKLALSFQLCRLEQLCRQYIEASVDLQNVLVVCESAARLQLGQLKEHCLNFIVRESHFNQVIMMKEFERLSSPLIVEIVRRKQQPPPRAPSDQPVDIGTSLIQDMKAYLEGAGSEFCDITLLLDGHPRPAHKAILAARSSYFEAMFRSFMPEDGQVNISIGEMVPSRQAFESMLRYIYYGEVNMPPEDSLYLFAAPYYYGFYNNRLQAYCKQNLEMNVTVQNVLQILEAADKTQALDMKRHCLHIIVHQFTKVSKLPTLRLLSQQLLLDIIDSLASHISDKQCAELGADI
- the Lztr1 gene encoding leucine-zipper-like transcriptional regulator 1 isoform X1, whose protein sequence is MAGPGGSGGPIGAGALAGGVRSKVAPSVDFDHSCSDSVEYLTLNFGPFETVHRWRRLPPCDEFVGARRSKHTVVAYKDAIYVFGGDNGKTMLNDLLRFDVKDCSWCRAFTTGTPPAPRYHHSAVVYGSSMFVFGGYTGDIYSNSNLKNKNDLFEYKFATGQWTEWKIEGRLPVARSAHGATVYSDKLWIFAGYDGNARLNDMWTIGLQDRELTCWEEVAQSGEIPPSCCNFPVAVCRDKMFVFSGQSGAKITNNLFQFEFKDKTWTRIPTEHLLRGSPPPPQRRYGHTMVAFDRHLYVFGGAADNTLPNELHCYDVDFQTWEVVQPSSDSEVGGAEVPERASSSEEASILTSEERSSFKKSRDVFGLDFGTTSAKQPVHLASELPSGRLFHAAAVISDAMYIFGGTVDNNIRSGEMYRFQFSCYPKCTLHEDYGRLWEGRQFCDVEFVLGEKEECVQGHVAIVTARSRWLRRKILQAREWLAQKLEEDGALAPREVPGAAVGRARPPLLRVAIREAEARPFEVLMQFLYTDKIKYPRKGHVEDVLLIMDVYKLALSFQLCRLEQLCRQYIEASVDLQNVLVVCESAARLQLGQLKEHCLNFIVRESHFNQVIMMKEFERLSSPLIVEIVRRKQQPPPRAPSDQPVDIGTSLIQDMKAYLEGAGSEFCDITLLLDGHPRPAHKAILAARSSYFEAMFRSFMPEDGQVNISIGEMVPSRQAFESMLRYIYYGEVNMPPEDSLYLFAAPYYYGFYNNRLQAYCKQNLEMNVTVQNVLQILEAADKTQALDMKRHCLHIIVHQFTKVSKLPTLRLLSQQLLLDIIDSLASHISDKQCAELGADI
- the Thap7 gene encoding THAP domain-containing protein 7 yields the protein MPRHCSAAGCCTRDTRETRNRGISFHRLPKKDNPRRGLWLANCQRLDPSGQGLWDPASEYIYFCSKHFEENCFELVGISGYHRLKEGAVPTIFESFSKLRRTTRTKGHGYPPDVSQLRRCRKRCSEGQGPTAPFSPPPTDIICFPVEEASAPATLPVSPAVRLEPGLNSPFSDLLGPLGAQADEAGCSAQPSPERHASPLEPRPISPSAYMLRLPPPAGAYIQNEHSYQVGSALLWKRRAEAALDALDKAQRQLQACRRREQRLRLRLTKLQQERAREKRAQADARQTLKDHVQDFAMQLSNSMA